A DNA window from Augochlora pura isolate Apur16 chromosome 9, APUR_v2.2.1, whole genome shotgun sequence contains the following coding sequences:
- the Wdr59 gene encoding WD repeat domain 59 isoform X2 produces the protein MSKRWGIDYVVTEHRDLQANSMAVDATGNYVLLAGRRCFAVKHFDEGADTLRKFRRHSKYEIGTTEWNPTSSNAHMCAVSSNTRIEILSLTGGSGYELQTTNSFKAHTRVVCDLNWHPKEPDIIASCSIDTFIHIWDIRDQRKPCLSLSAVAGSSQVRWNGLSPNILATAHDGDIKIWDQRKGNSPVQYIAAHLTKIHGLDWCPFQQNQLATSSQDCTVKIFDISNPRRAESIVTTNSPVWRVRYTPFGEGLVTIVVPQLRRGENSLLLWNTTNLGAPIYTFVGHTDVVLEFQWRHKKLENSDFELITWSKDQCLRIYKIDPFLKKLCGHGMDDSASIYTQYSEDSNLRTLQSIQQLQLSDTQTDREMNCITTKVDESTMNSESDTYIENNKEISSPTQPKTLQQEFSLINMNIPNIEVNAMDAVERSCTVTASNKSYNVILKVNFPTNYPYSAQPTFQFCPGTTIDNATMTKLLKVLKQTAQQRVKKNRSCLEPCLRQLIATLEQTCKKDENETTHIGYDIQDSASFLSSSNMYTNYQDAYIPFPRTSGAKFCCVGILVCFGRASYTRRTSMKPESTTPRALSALGYGIGNGEHFMHMYSNSYVQSNENIPISSFYFQDRKMNRGLHTSRMTHRSCCKNYHFMVIIYDASSLFFVNKELAEKYVINITDIPAMCQYNANIAAQLERPDLVQAWCLAALVISQPVSNVGQNSCQSPDIDAPWPLHPFGQNLIHSLIQHYANQSDIQMAGMLSCAFSYRSENLDVVQTRLSSKSVNVSRLSTGKWWLKPGGSPYHTIHLADTTLEGWNFQNLKQHRSNSWSDSLDDLKFIQDTLGDSVKNIRLLDEKYTTLYDGYKKAYAEVLHRWRLLDARAQVLKHVSTTTLDTHKGVEFQSECQLCTKVSRGPQCINCKRLALECVICHISVRGPSNFCIFCGHGGHTQHLAAWFSNETLCPTGCGCNCLQESSTLLKV, from the exons ATGTCAAAACGCTGGGGCATCGACTATGTGGTCACGGAGCACCGGGATTTACAG GCTAATAGCATGGCCGTGGATGCGACTGGCAACTACGTGTTACTTGCTGG ACGTAGATGTTTTGCTGTGAAACATTTTGATGAAGGTGCTGATACCTTGAGAAAATTCCGCAGACACAGCAAGTACGAAATTGGCACCACAGAATGGAATCCTACAAGTTCAAATGCTCACATGTGTGCTGTCTCT AGCAATACACgtatagaaatattgtcaCTCACTGGAGGCAGTGGGTATGAATTACAGACAACAAATAGTTTTAAGGCACATACAAGAGTAGTTTGTGACTTGAACTGGCATCCCAAAGAACCTGATATCATTGCCTCTTGTAGCATCGACACATTTATACACATTTGGGATATTAGAGACCAGAGGAAACCTTGTTTATCTTTGTCTGCAGTTG CTGGATCTTCTCAAGTCAGATGGAATGGATTATCACCTAATATATTAGCTACAGCTCACGATGgggatattaaaatatgggATCAGCGAAAAGGAAATAGTCCTGTACAGTACATAGCTGCTCATCTAACAAAA ATACATGGTTTAGATTGGTGTCCCTTCCAACAAAACCAACTGGCTACTTCTAGTCAAGATTGtacagtaaaaattttcgatattaGCAATCCGCGCAGAGCCGAAAGTATTGTGACGACAAATTCCCCAGTATGGAGAGTCAGATATACG CCGTTTGGAGAAGGATTAGTGACAATAGTGGTACCGCAATTGCGGCGAGGAGAGAACAGTTTATTGTTATGGAACACAACAAACCTTGGCGCGCCTATTTACACATTCGTAGGTCATACAGATGTTGTACTCGAATTTCAATGGAGGCATAAAAAATtag AAAACAGTGACTTTGAGTTAATTACTTGGTCAAAAGATCAATGTTTGCggatatacaaaattgatccATTTTTAAAGAAG TTGTGTGGCCATGGCATGGACGATAGCGCATCTATTTATACACAATACTCAGAAGATAGTAATTTAA GGACACTACAATCTATTCAACAGCTGCAGCTCAGTGATACTCAAACCGATCGGGAAATGAATTGTATAACAACAAAAGTAGACGAATCTACAATGAATTCGGAATCGGACActtacattgaaaataataaagaaatatcttCTCCTACGCAACCAAAAACACTGCAacaagaattttctttaatcaACATGAATATACCAAACATAGAG GTGAACGCAATGGATGCTGTAGAGCGAAGCTGTACCGTAACAGCATCCAATAAAAGTTACAATGTCATATTGAAAGTGAATTTCCCTACAAATTATCCATATAGCGCACAACCTACATTCCAATTCTGTCCTGGAACAACAATTGATAACGCAACAATGACAAAActgttaaaagtattaaaacaaACTGCCCAGCAACGCGTAAAGAAGAACAGATCCTGTTTGGAACCATGTCTGAGACAATTAATCGCAACTTTGGAGCAa ACATgtaaaaaagatgaaaatgaaacaacTCACATTGGATATGACATTCAGGACAGCGCTAGTTTTTTAAGTTCCTCTAATATGTATACAAACTACCAAGACGCTTATATACCCTTCCCCAGAACCTCAGGAGCCAAATTTTGCTGCGTAG GTATTCTTGTATGTTTCGGTCGTGCATCGTATACTAGAAGGACTTCGATGAAGCCGGAGAGCACTACACCTAGAGCTTTATCTGCTTTGGGGTACGGAATTGGCAATGGAGAACATTTCATGCATATGTATTCGAACTCATATGTACAATCAAATGAAAACATTCCTATTAGTTCATTCTACTTTCAAGACCGC AAAATGAATCGTGGATTACACACCAGTAGAATGACTCATCGGTcatgttgtaaaaattatcacTTCATGGTAATCATTTATGATGCTTCGTCATTATTTTTTGTGAATAAGGAGCTGGCAGAGAAATATGT AATCAATATTACCGACATCCCAGCGATGTGCCAATACAATGCGAATATTGCTGCGCAACTGGAACGGCCTGATTTAGTTCAGGCATGGTGTTTGGCCGCTCTTGTTATATCACAACCAGTTTCGAACGTTGGGCAAAATTCTTGCCAGTCACCTGACATTGATGCACCATGGCCACTACATCCTTTCGGTCAAAATTTGATTCATTCTTT AATACAGCATTATGCCAATCAATCAGACATTCAGATGGCAGGCATGCTGAGCTGTGCATTTAGTTATCGTTCAGAGAATCTGGATGTTGTTCAGACTCGACTAAGTAGCAAGTCTGTTAACGTTAGT AGGCTTTCTACAGGAAAATGGTGGTTGAAG CCTGGCGGATCCCCCTACCACACTATACATTTAGCCGACACTACCTTGGAAGGAtggaattttcagaatttgaAACAGCATAGATCGAACTCATGGTCTGACTCCCTCGACGACTTAAAATTTATCCAAGATACGCTTGGAGATtccgtaaaaaatattag ACTACTCGATGAGAAGTATACCACTCTCTACGACGGGTACAAGAAAGCATATGCGGAAGTGTTGCACAGGTGGCGTCTGTTAGACGCTCGAGCACAAGTATTGAAACATGTCAGCACAACTACATTGGATACGCATAAAGGCGTGGAATTTCAAAGCGAATGCCAATTATGTACTAAAGTTAGCAGAGGTCCTcaatgtataaattgtaaacgaCTGGCTCTGGAATGCGTCATTTGTCATATTTCTGTGAGGG GTCCAAGtaatttctgtatattttgtgGACATGGAGGACACACGCAACACTTAGCAGCATGGTTCTCCAATGAGACTCTGTGCCCAACAGGTTGCGGATGTAATTGTTTACAAGAGAGTTCCACCCTCTTAAAGGTGTAA
- the Wdr59 gene encoding WD repeat domain 59 isoform X1, with the protein MSKRWGIDYVVTEHRDLQANSMAVDATGNYVLLAGRRCFAVKHFDEGADTLRKFRRHSKYEIGTTEWNPTSSNAHMCAVSSNTRIEILSLTGGSGYELQTTNSFKAHTRVVCDLNWHPKEPDIIASCSIDTFIHIWDIRDQRKPCLSLSAVAGSSQVRWNGLSPNILATAHDGDIKIWDQRKGNSPVQYIAAHLTKIHGLDWCPFQQNQLATSSQDCTVKIFDISNPRRAESIVTTNSPVWRVRYTPFGEGLVTIVVPQLRRGENSLLLWNTTNLGAPIYTFVGHTDVVLEFQWRHKKLENSDFELITWSKDQCLRIYKIDPFLKKLCGHGMDDSASIYTQYSEDSNLRTLQSIQQLQLSDTQTDREMNCITTKVDESTMNSESDTYIENNKEISSPTQPKTLQQEFSLINMNIPNIEVNAMDAVERSCTVTASNKSYNVILKVNFPTNYPYSAQPTFQFCPGTTIDNATMTKLLKVLKQTAQQRVKKNRSCLEPCLRQLIATLEQTCKKDENETTHIGYDIQDSASFLSSSNMYTNYQDAYIPFPRTSGAKFCCVGILVCFGRASYTRRTSMKPESTTPRALSALGYGIGNGEHFMHMYSNSYVQSNENIPISSFYFQDRKMNRGLHTSRMTHRSCCKNYHFMVIIYDASSLFFVNKELAEKYVINITDIPAMCQYNANIAAQLERPDLVQAWCLAALVISQPVSNVGQNSCQSPDIDAPWPLHPFGQNLIHSLIQHYANQSDIQMAGMLSCAFSYRSENLDVVQTRLSSKSVNVSRLSTGKWWLKHRSGSVVMPQSMQPGGSPYHTIHLADTTLEGWNFQNLKQHRSNSWSDSLDDLKFIQDTLGDSVKNIRLLDEKYTTLYDGYKKAYAEVLHRWRLLDARAQVLKHVSTTTLDTHKGVEFQSECQLCTKVSRGPQCINCKRLALECVICHISVRGPSNFCIFCGHGGHTQHLAAWFSNETLCPTGCGCNCLQESSTLLKV; encoded by the exons ATGTCAAAACGCTGGGGCATCGACTATGTGGTCACGGAGCACCGGGATTTACAG GCTAATAGCATGGCCGTGGATGCGACTGGCAACTACGTGTTACTTGCTGG ACGTAGATGTTTTGCTGTGAAACATTTTGATGAAGGTGCTGATACCTTGAGAAAATTCCGCAGACACAGCAAGTACGAAATTGGCACCACAGAATGGAATCCTACAAGTTCAAATGCTCACATGTGTGCTGTCTCT AGCAATACACgtatagaaatattgtcaCTCACTGGAGGCAGTGGGTATGAATTACAGACAACAAATAGTTTTAAGGCACATACAAGAGTAGTTTGTGACTTGAACTGGCATCCCAAAGAACCTGATATCATTGCCTCTTGTAGCATCGACACATTTATACACATTTGGGATATTAGAGACCAGAGGAAACCTTGTTTATCTTTGTCTGCAGTTG CTGGATCTTCTCAAGTCAGATGGAATGGATTATCACCTAATATATTAGCTACAGCTCACGATGgggatattaaaatatgggATCAGCGAAAAGGAAATAGTCCTGTACAGTACATAGCTGCTCATCTAACAAAA ATACATGGTTTAGATTGGTGTCCCTTCCAACAAAACCAACTGGCTACTTCTAGTCAAGATTGtacagtaaaaattttcgatattaGCAATCCGCGCAGAGCCGAAAGTATTGTGACGACAAATTCCCCAGTATGGAGAGTCAGATATACG CCGTTTGGAGAAGGATTAGTGACAATAGTGGTACCGCAATTGCGGCGAGGAGAGAACAGTTTATTGTTATGGAACACAACAAACCTTGGCGCGCCTATTTACACATTCGTAGGTCATACAGATGTTGTACTCGAATTTCAATGGAGGCATAAAAAATtag AAAACAGTGACTTTGAGTTAATTACTTGGTCAAAAGATCAATGTTTGCggatatacaaaattgatccATTTTTAAAGAAG TTGTGTGGCCATGGCATGGACGATAGCGCATCTATTTATACACAATACTCAGAAGATAGTAATTTAA GGACACTACAATCTATTCAACAGCTGCAGCTCAGTGATACTCAAACCGATCGGGAAATGAATTGTATAACAACAAAAGTAGACGAATCTACAATGAATTCGGAATCGGACActtacattgaaaataataaagaaatatcttCTCCTACGCAACCAAAAACACTGCAacaagaattttctttaatcaACATGAATATACCAAACATAGAG GTGAACGCAATGGATGCTGTAGAGCGAAGCTGTACCGTAACAGCATCCAATAAAAGTTACAATGTCATATTGAAAGTGAATTTCCCTACAAATTATCCATATAGCGCACAACCTACATTCCAATTCTGTCCTGGAACAACAATTGATAACGCAACAATGACAAAActgttaaaagtattaaaacaaACTGCCCAGCAACGCGTAAAGAAGAACAGATCCTGTTTGGAACCATGTCTGAGACAATTAATCGCAACTTTGGAGCAa ACATgtaaaaaagatgaaaatgaaacaacTCACATTGGATATGACATTCAGGACAGCGCTAGTTTTTTAAGTTCCTCTAATATGTATACAAACTACCAAGACGCTTATATACCCTTCCCCAGAACCTCAGGAGCCAAATTTTGCTGCGTAG GTATTCTTGTATGTTTCGGTCGTGCATCGTATACTAGAAGGACTTCGATGAAGCCGGAGAGCACTACACCTAGAGCTTTATCTGCTTTGGGGTACGGAATTGGCAATGGAGAACATTTCATGCATATGTATTCGAACTCATATGTACAATCAAATGAAAACATTCCTATTAGTTCATTCTACTTTCAAGACCGC AAAATGAATCGTGGATTACACACCAGTAGAATGACTCATCGGTcatgttgtaaaaattatcacTTCATGGTAATCATTTATGATGCTTCGTCATTATTTTTTGTGAATAAGGAGCTGGCAGAGAAATATGT AATCAATATTACCGACATCCCAGCGATGTGCCAATACAATGCGAATATTGCTGCGCAACTGGAACGGCCTGATTTAGTTCAGGCATGGTGTTTGGCCGCTCTTGTTATATCACAACCAGTTTCGAACGTTGGGCAAAATTCTTGCCAGTCACCTGACATTGATGCACCATGGCCACTACATCCTTTCGGTCAAAATTTGATTCATTCTTT AATACAGCATTATGCCAATCAATCAGACATTCAGATGGCAGGCATGCTGAGCTGTGCATTTAGTTATCGTTCAGAGAATCTGGATGTTGTTCAGACTCGACTAAGTAGCAAGTCTGTTAACGTTAGT AGGCTTTCTACAGGAAAATGGTGGTTGAAG CATCGGAGTGGAAGTGTCGTGATGCCACAGAGCATGCAG CCTGGCGGATCCCCCTACCACACTATACATTTAGCCGACACTACCTTGGAAGGAtggaattttcagaatttgaAACAGCATAGATCGAACTCATGGTCTGACTCCCTCGACGACTTAAAATTTATCCAAGATACGCTTGGAGATtccgtaaaaaatattag ACTACTCGATGAGAAGTATACCACTCTCTACGACGGGTACAAGAAAGCATATGCGGAAGTGTTGCACAGGTGGCGTCTGTTAGACGCTCGAGCACAAGTATTGAAACATGTCAGCACAACTACATTGGATACGCATAAAGGCGTGGAATTTCAAAGCGAATGCCAATTATGTACTAAAGTTAGCAGAGGTCCTcaatgtataaattgtaaacgaCTGGCTCTGGAATGCGTCATTTGTCATATTTCTGTGAGGG GTCCAAGtaatttctgtatattttgtgGACATGGAGGACACACGCAACACTTAGCAGCATGGTTCTCCAATGAGACTCTGTGCCCAACAGGTTGCGGATGTAATTGTTTACAAGAGAGTTCCACCCTCTTAAAGGTGTAA
- the Wdr59 gene encoding WD repeat domain 59 isoform X3 — protein sequence MSKRWGIDYVVTEHRDLQANSMAVDATGNYVLLAGRRCFAVKHFDEGADTLRKFRRHSKYEIGTTEWNPTSSNAHMCAVSSNTRIEILSLTGGSGYELQTTNSFKAHTRVVCDLNWHPKEPDIIASCSIDTFIHIWDIRDQRKPCLSLSAVAGSSQVRWNGLSPNILATAHDGDIKIWDQRKGNSPVQYIAAHLTKIHGLDWCPFQQNQLATSSQDCTVKIFDISNPRRAESIVTTNSPVWRVRYTPFGEGLVTIVVPQLRRGENSLLLWNTTNLGAPIYTFVGHTDVVLEFQWRHKKLENSDFELITWSKDQCLRIYKIDPFLKKLCGHGMDDSASIYTQYSEDSNLRTLQSIQQLQLSDTQTDREMNCITTKVDESTMNSESDTYIENNKEISSPTQPKTLQQEFSLINMNIPNIEVNAMDAVERSCTVTASNKSYNVILKVNFPTNYPYSAQPTFQFCPGTTIDNATMTKLLKVLKQTAQQRVKKNRSCLEPCLRQLIATLEQTCKKDENETTHIGYDIQDSASFLSSSNMYTNYQDAYIPFPRTSGAKFCCVGILVCFGRASYTRRTSMKPESTTPRALSALGYGIGNGEHFMHMYSNSYVQSNENIPISSFYFQDRKMNRGLHTSRMTHRSCCKNYHFMVIIYDASSLFFVNKELAEKYVINITDIPAMCQYNANIAAQLERPDLVQAWCLAALVISQPVSNVGQNSCQSPDIDAPWPLHPFGQNLIHSLIQHYANQSDIQMAGMLSCAFSYRSENLDVVQTRLSSKSVNVSPGGSPYHTIHLADTTLEGWNFQNLKQHRSNSWSDSLDDLKFIQDTLGDSVKNIRLLDEKYTTLYDGYKKAYAEVLHRWRLLDARAQVLKHVSTTTLDTHKGVEFQSECQLCTKVSRGPQCINCKRLALECVICHISVRGPSNFCIFCGHGGHTQHLAAWFSNETLCPTGCGCNCLQESSTLLKV from the exons ATGTCAAAACGCTGGGGCATCGACTATGTGGTCACGGAGCACCGGGATTTACAG GCTAATAGCATGGCCGTGGATGCGACTGGCAACTACGTGTTACTTGCTGG ACGTAGATGTTTTGCTGTGAAACATTTTGATGAAGGTGCTGATACCTTGAGAAAATTCCGCAGACACAGCAAGTACGAAATTGGCACCACAGAATGGAATCCTACAAGTTCAAATGCTCACATGTGTGCTGTCTCT AGCAATACACgtatagaaatattgtcaCTCACTGGAGGCAGTGGGTATGAATTACAGACAACAAATAGTTTTAAGGCACATACAAGAGTAGTTTGTGACTTGAACTGGCATCCCAAAGAACCTGATATCATTGCCTCTTGTAGCATCGACACATTTATACACATTTGGGATATTAGAGACCAGAGGAAACCTTGTTTATCTTTGTCTGCAGTTG CTGGATCTTCTCAAGTCAGATGGAATGGATTATCACCTAATATATTAGCTACAGCTCACGATGgggatattaaaatatgggATCAGCGAAAAGGAAATAGTCCTGTACAGTACATAGCTGCTCATCTAACAAAA ATACATGGTTTAGATTGGTGTCCCTTCCAACAAAACCAACTGGCTACTTCTAGTCAAGATTGtacagtaaaaattttcgatattaGCAATCCGCGCAGAGCCGAAAGTATTGTGACGACAAATTCCCCAGTATGGAGAGTCAGATATACG CCGTTTGGAGAAGGATTAGTGACAATAGTGGTACCGCAATTGCGGCGAGGAGAGAACAGTTTATTGTTATGGAACACAACAAACCTTGGCGCGCCTATTTACACATTCGTAGGTCATACAGATGTTGTACTCGAATTTCAATGGAGGCATAAAAAATtag AAAACAGTGACTTTGAGTTAATTACTTGGTCAAAAGATCAATGTTTGCggatatacaaaattgatccATTTTTAAAGAAG TTGTGTGGCCATGGCATGGACGATAGCGCATCTATTTATACACAATACTCAGAAGATAGTAATTTAA GGACACTACAATCTATTCAACAGCTGCAGCTCAGTGATACTCAAACCGATCGGGAAATGAATTGTATAACAACAAAAGTAGACGAATCTACAATGAATTCGGAATCGGACActtacattgaaaataataaagaaatatcttCTCCTACGCAACCAAAAACACTGCAacaagaattttctttaatcaACATGAATATACCAAACATAGAG GTGAACGCAATGGATGCTGTAGAGCGAAGCTGTACCGTAACAGCATCCAATAAAAGTTACAATGTCATATTGAAAGTGAATTTCCCTACAAATTATCCATATAGCGCACAACCTACATTCCAATTCTGTCCTGGAACAACAATTGATAACGCAACAATGACAAAActgttaaaagtattaaaacaaACTGCCCAGCAACGCGTAAAGAAGAACAGATCCTGTTTGGAACCATGTCTGAGACAATTAATCGCAACTTTGGAGCAa ACATgtaaaaaagatgaaaatgaaacaacTCACATTGGATATGACATTCAGGACAGCGCTAGTTTTTTAAGTTCCTCTAATATGTATACAAACTACCAAGACGCTTATATACCCTTCCCCAGAACCTCAGGAGCCAAATTTTGCTGCGTAG GTATTCTTGTATGTTTCGGTCGTGCATCGTATACTAGAAGGACTTCGATGAAGCCGGAGAGCACTACACCTAGAGCTTTATCTGCTTTGGGGTACGGAATTGGCAATGGAGAACATTTCATGCATATGTATTCGAACTCATATGTACAATCAAATGAAAACATTCCTATTAGTTCATTCTACTTTCAAGACCGC AAAATGAATCGTGGATTACACACCAGTAGAATGACTCATCGGTcatgttgtaaaaattatcacTTCATGGTAATCATTTATGATGCTTCGTCATTATTTTTTGTGAATAAGGAGCTGGCAGAGAAATATGT AATCAATATTACCGACATCCCAGCGATGTGCCAATACAATGCGAATATTGCTGCGCAACTGGAACGGCCTGATTTAGTTCAGGCATGGTGTTTGGCCGCTCTTGTTATATCACAACCAGTTTCGAACGTTGGGCAAAATTCTTGCCAGTCACCTGACATTGATGCACCATGGCCACTACATCCTTTCGGTCAAAATTTGATTCATTCTTT AATACAGCATTATGCCAATCAATCAGACATTCAGATGGCAGGCATGCTGAGCTGTGCATTTAGTTATCGTTCAGAGAATCTGGATGTTGTTCAGACTCGACTAAGTAGCAAGTCTGTTAACGTTAGT CCTGGCGGATCCCCCTACCACACTATACATTTAGCCGACACTACCTTGGAAGGAtggaattttcagaatttgaAACAGCATAGATCGAACTCATGGTCTGACTCCCTCGACGACTTAAAATTTATCCAAGATACGCTTGGAGATtccgtaaaaaatattag ACTACTCGATGAGAAGTATACCACTCTCTACGACGGGTACAAGAAAGCATATGCGGAAGTGTTGCACAGGTGGCGTCTGTTAGACGCTCGAGCACAAGTATTGAAACATGTCAGCACAACTACATTGGATACGCATAAAGGCGTGGAATTTCAAAGCGAATGCCAATTATGTACTAAAGTTAGCAGAGGTCCTcaatgtataaattgtaaacgaCTGGCTCTGGAATGCGTCATTTGTCATATTTCTGTGAGGG GTCCAAGtaatttctgtatattttgtgGACATGGAGGACACACGCAACACTTAGCAGCATGGTTCTCCAATGAGACTCTGTGCCCAACAGGTTGCGGATGTAATTGTTTACAAGAGAGTTCCACCCTCTTAAAGGTGTAA
- the Maf1 gene encoding repressor of RNA polymerase III transcription Maf1 isoform X2 yields MKLLESTRFEAINSALSIKTGDSKIIGRIESYSCKMAGNDKQLYKRFNAEQGFTPHDLQALSPPQTSLGTSPAQSRSVSGDEDGPLCDTISRKTLFYLIATLNSAFHPDYDFSDAKSHEFSKEPSLTWVMNAVDSNLSATAGDHYRTLRTALWAAIDDEISLNECDIYSYNPDFVSDPFGEDGCLWSFNYFFYNKKMKRIVFFTCRAINPLYVLDSGVGSDFAMDEDEDRY; encoded by the exons ATGAAGCTGTTGGAGAGTACACGCTTCGAAGCTATCAATAGTGCCTTGTCCATCAAGACCGGAGACAGCAAAATAATAGGCCG AATAGAGAGCTACTCTTGTAAAATGGCTGGGAATGACAAACAGCTGTACAAACGTTTCAATGCAGAACAAGGATTTACTCCACATGATCTTCAAGCTTTATCTCCACCTCAAACATCTTTGGGAACATCACCGGCTCAAAG tcGCAGTGTTTCTGGTGATGAAGATGGCCCACTATGCGATACAATCAGTAGAAAAACTTTGTTCTATTTGATTGCCACTTTGAATTCAGCCTTTCATCCGGATTATGATTTCTCTGATGCTAAAAGTCACGAATTTAGCAAGGAACCAAGCTTGACATGGGTGATGAATGCAGTAGACAGTAATTTGAGTGCAACTGCGGGTGATCATTATCGTACTCTTAGGACCGCGCTATGGGCGGCCATTGATGATGAGATATCATTAAATGAATGTGATATTTATAg TTACAATCCAGACTTTGTATCCGATCCATTTGGAGAAGATGGATGCTTGTggtcttttaattatttcttctacaataagaaaatgaaacgcATTGTGTTTTTCACATGCAGAGCAATAAA TCCACTCTACGTACTAGATTCTGGAGTTGGCAGTGACTTTGCCATGGATGAAGATGAAGATAGATACTAA
- the Maf1 gene encoding repressor of RNA polymerase III transcription Maf1 isoform X1: MKLLESTRFEAINSALSIKTGDSKIIGRIESYSCKMAGNDKQLYKRFNAEQGFTPHDLQALSPPQTSLGTSPAQRYFSRSVSGDEDGPLCDTISRKTLFYLIATLNSAFHPDYDFSDAKSHEFSKEPSLTWVMNAVDSNLSATAGDHYRTLRTALWAAIDDEISLNECDIYSYNPDFVSDPFGEDGCLWSFNYFFYNKKMKRIVFFTCRAINPLYVLDSGVGSDFAMDEDEDRY; this comes from the exons ATGAAGCTGTTGGAGAGTACACGCTTCGAAGCTATCAATAGTGCCTTGTCCATCAAGACCGGAGACAGCAAAATAATAGGCCG AATAGAGAGCTACTCTTGTAAAATGGCTGGGAATGACAAACAGCTGTACAAACGTTTCAATGCAGAACAAGGATTTACTCCACATGATCTTCAAGCTTTATCTCCACCTCAAACATCTTTGGGAACATCACCGGCTCAAAGGTATTTTAG tcGCAGTGTTTCTGGTGATGAAGATGGCCCACTATGCGATACAATCAGTAGAAAAACTTTGTTCTATTTGATTGCCACTTTGAATTCAGCCTTTCATCCGGATTATGATTTCTCTGATGCTAAAAGTCACGAATTTAGCAAGGAACCAAGCTTGACATGGGTGATGAATGCAGTAGACAGTAATTTGAGTGCAACTGCGGGTGATCATTATCGTACTCTTAGGACCGCGCTATGGGCGGCCATTGATGATGAGATATCATTAAATGAATGTGATATTTATAg TTACAATCCAGACTTTGTATCCGATCCATTTGGAGAAGATGGATGCTTGTggtcttttaattatttcttctacaataagaaaatgaaacgcATTGTGTTTTTCACATGCAGAGCAATAAA TCCACTCTACGTACTAGATTCTGGAGTTGGCAGTGACTTTGCCATGGATGAAGATGAAGATAGATACTAA